The segment TTTAACATACGCATCAACATTTGGTTGTATGTTTTTGAGCTTTTCTCATCTTTTGCTACATACTTTGCAATATATTTTATTAGTACATGTTTGGAAAGAACAGGTTGCCAATCTATATTTGATCTCCACAATTGCAGTATGTAGTGATTATGTGTATTCACTCTTTGATCATTTCTTGCTAGTTCAAACTTTTTGTCTCCTGTTTCTATGTCTTTATATAATCTAGATCCCCCCAGATTCAATGGCCAAGGAGCATTATACCTGAAATGAATatgaactcatatatatatatatatataagtaaatagCTGGATATATAGGCTAGCACctgtattaataataataaatttttaacaTCCGAGAGGTGTCTATATACCATTTCCTCcatttaaaaactaaaatatatcTAGTTTCAAGTGCAGACAACAAAAAAGCCATCTATCCATATACCAGCTCTGGCTAAGGATACAAAATCTGTGCTTAGAGTCCTATTACCCATCAACGTTGAATTTTCTATTAGCTGCTAAACAAAAACTAGTACAAACACCATAGAAATATTTGAAAAGACACAAAAAACTTGATGAAAAGGGCACCATCAATCACTGTTTGAGGGGATTGAGATGCTTTCGTAGATCTTCTCTGTAGCAAGGGCCTATGCTATAATTGGGAAGTCTCTACCACAATCCACATGAGCCTCTCAACCGCAATTTCCTCCACCAACCTCATGTCATTAGGAATCCACAACTCCCCATGCCCCATACCCCAATCATTACCTTTCACCACCACCCCATTCTCATCCACCCCAATATGCCACCTACCCTGCAGACCTTCCTCCCTCACATACTTCCTAGGTCAAACCCTCTGACCTTGTTAGGCTACCAATCACATACAGGATGAAAATCAAATTTCTTTTTCTCTCCTCATGACCTTTGTTATATTTCTCCAGCTCCATGGTATGCAAAATGCAAAATTTCCTCATCTCTCCCCCCGCATCACGAGACATGTAGTACTAATGGGCCAACATAATTTAGTTATGGTCATCTATTTGTCCAAGACCGCATCATTTTCTCCTAGAAAGGAGTGTCTGAATACCATATGACAGACCTTCTTCATTTGGGGTTGCAAACATCCATTTGAATGCAGACAACCAAGAACATAGCCAGAATGCTTGATTTCACTTTGTATTTGTGTGTTGTCCGTACAAACTTCGAACCCAAAATCTTCCTCACTACATGCAAAATTAGTGGGCGCTTTGATTCGAACACCATCAAGAGTCGCTTCTCTGTGATctccccaagaaatgtcatttgtTGTTTGGTTTATTCCAAAAGAACATGGGTGTCCATATCTACAACTTCCAAATTACTCAGAGAGAATGAAATATGAGATGTTGTTACAATCATGCTTGCCAAATTTATAATCTCCTTCATCAAAAAAATTTGCGAGTTGCATCAATTGCCCTTCATAATGAAGACATACCTTGACCCCTACTCAGAATGTATCCTAGTTGCAACTTCTATTTATTTTTATTCCTCATGGCATAAAGGCTTAGGTCATCGCCACCTAGGCCTCCTACTAATTCAAGTACAAATCACATATTTGGTTAATCTTTGGAAATTGATATTTTGCCACTTGTTTATAGTCTTGAACATGTCACTTGGTTATTGAGTACATGTATGTCATGTTCACACTTGCCAACTTCCTTGGAAATTGTACCGCCACCATCCACCCAATCCTCGTTATTATTACCACATTGATTGCTTGTCAATTCCAGATCATTTTACAAAATTAATAGTTTCGAAGTTCCTTTTTTGCTCTGCCACTTGTTTGGCAAAGTCATCTACCAGCCCATTGCCTTCTCGGTAAATATGACAAAATTTAAAATCTTCAAAACTCTTCAAGGCATTTGTAATTGGCGTGATCCATATCTCATGTTGCCAGCTCACCATCCATTAATTCTTAATTGTATTGATCATTAGAAAATaatccccttcaagacatattttattGGCTCCCAACCTCCTAGCAAGCTCAACTCCTTTAAAGGCTGCTCGAAATactgctatgttgttggtggtcATCCCAATATATTTAGCTAACATCCTGATAGTATGACCTTGATCATCTCTAGCTATACAAGCAACACCTGCATGACCAGGATTACCCAAGGAGGATCCAACCCTTCTCCGGTGCCTGCGAACTTGTAGCCCTACATTTCTCATCCACAACCAATTGCTCCAACTTGTAACCCTTAGGAGCCATCAGACCTGAGAATAGCTTCTTCAAATCATTGTCTCGATTTGTAAAAATGTTGTACTTATTGAGAAGCCTTTTGGCTGCCTCATTTACCAATTTCACTATTACAACTTCCATTTTTTACACAAGGACCTCCCTCGGCATTGCCTGATATCTACACGATCTTTGAAGATTTGCCTATTCCTTTCTTTTCATAGTTCCCATACGACTATGGATGGCAAAATAGACCATATGTTGCAAAACATACCTTTAGTTATCTTTGTTGGCCAAGAGACAAACCATTACTTAATGCTAATTGATCTCTCTTAAAATTCTCACCACCAACTTCGAAGTTGTTATCATTATGTTGACTCTGGTTAGTATGCTCAGTATAGGTGGTTTGATCATGCCTAAACTCATCTTCTTCCTCATGAGATGCTCCTTGCTCAAACTGACCTCTATCCtcaatccatatatatatctaggAGTGCCATTCTATTTATTACTATATAAATTTTTGGAAGTATGGTGAGGGTAATTCTCGTGGAATTGATGTCCTAAAGATATCCCAAGATTTGAGATACCATCATATAACTTAGCCAAAGAAGACTTCTATTGTAGATTTATATGATTAACATTTTGTaataaacttaaaaataaaaaagacTTTTAATATATGTTCTATTAAATTTTGGGATGATGACAATAGAGTATGGTGTGGAAAGCTTTTTTAGGAGGCCATTTTCTTTAAATATAGAGAAATTTTTAAAACGTTAGAATTTTATATAAAATATGAGAAATTCTAAATGTCAAACCCTAATATAAGACAAATTTTCAAAGTGAAAACAAGTGTTAGAAATTCTAACTGCATGCTTTTGAGAAAGAAAACATGTTTTAAATGCTTAAAAAATTGTGGACATGTTGATTAGTCTATGTCTAAGGTTTGGAAAATAAGCTTTTAAGTCTAAAAAATAACATTATCATGCACCATTATTAAGACcaactaaatttaaaaaataaaatttgcacgcttgtcattaatcacacatttttcTTAGGCAACtagaattatttaattttatgtaaATACATTTTGAAGAAAATTACTTGTTTACTAAAAGATAGACTAtcaaattatataatattttttcattGTATATTTCCTACCCATCTCTAGAGGAAGAGCACCAACAGTCATTGTAGTTTCATTAAGTGTTCACTACTTGTgcacccaaccccccaattactaactttaaagaaacctaAAATATGATAACTAAAAGCCCCCAAAAAAAAATCCACATGTACCAACACCCgtccattttttagcatttttggaccataattagACCATTGATGCACCTTAATTGGTACCCAAAGCGTATTAAaatatttgtgcataagtattgacaattttaagtaTACGGTTATTGGGGCttctttaagtaggtatcaaacaacactttgaaatgtgtactttttgacccttgtgcacATAATAGATCTCACAACATGCATTGTTACCTACCCATAAGACAAAACAGTAGCTATAAGCAATTGAGTCGCATACAAAGACTTcaacaaaaatcatcaaaattggatgTACCACTAAAGATTTGTGGGTCTGTGAACTTAGCTATAACAACTATTAATATGCTTcccctaggggaagagcaccaatagataacatagttccaataaccgtcaacttattgtcatgttgaccccccaatagccgtcatagtgaaaacaccattaataaatttgttctatactaatagccgatcattttttgtaattaattggcccatttgtgcacaactattggaacatttgttccatttgtgcaccactattggaacatttgtacaCCGCtattgtcaacaagtactagagattttgagttgacggttactagaacatctttagttaggtatcaaacgatactttgaaatgtgtactaTTTGACCTTTGTGTGCATAACTGATTCAACAGCGTGCATGGTTACTACCCAGAaaccagatcaatagctataagtagttaagtcgcatacaaagacaactaaaaaaaaaaatcaaaatccgatgtactgtTTAGGATCTGTGAGTGCGGGAAGTTAGCTATAACGGTTAACTTATAAACTTTGAATGTGAAGTTAAAATTTATTCATCGTTTTATGCTCCCATGAATTACAAAAATGTTTAAATAGGCCTAGATTCTGGAATAGAACGGGCAAATCTGTAAAGGACGTATCGACCGCAAACATTTAAGGCGATATTTAAATAATTACTTTGACAACTCTTTACAGAACAGAACACAGACGACATGCACGACAGCGGAACTTTGGGCACAAGCGAGCATTTATCACAGTTTTGGCTCTTCATCCATCTATACTTTCTGCGCCTCGCCTCGTTTTTCTTCTGCGGACTTGGTATCATTCGTTTCTTGGATCTTTCTGCATTGCTTCCTCCGAATTTCTCAACTCCTTCGCCTTGTTGATATTAGCCCAGCAAAATTCAGGATTTCTTTCAGCAAAATTCAGGATTTCTTTCAATCATCTGCAAAGTTCGATCAACGCATTTGCCTGAAATCGGGGTATAGAGCTAATTGCGTGGCGTGAAATCGTGCTCACCGGTAAATCTTCCTGTTCCTAAGCTTTCCACTCTGTTTTTTAAGTTTTATTTCATAAATATAATTTGCAATGTAAGAGATGTCGAGTCTTGTAAGCTCTGTGATTTGCTCTTCCTTTTCCGTGTCGGAAGGATAAACTTAAACTTCTCACTGGAGATTCAATTTTAATTTGGAACTTACGTTACTTCAAATTGAAGCTTCCAGGGCCTTATTTTTACAGCTTTGTTGAACAGGGGCAAGGGTTGCAAGATAAAGGATCAAGCTCCATTGAAATTTATCACAATTTTTATTCCAGATCTCAGATTTTCTTTCTTAGGTCTCGCAGCTCTTGTTATTTTTTGGTGTAAAGGCAGGGGAATCTGAAATAAATTCTCAATGGCAGCAACAGCTCCGATTCTTCCTTTGTCTCAGATGCCTTTGCTTTCAAGTCCCGAAGCCCGGGTATTTTTCTCCAAGATCTCCGAGAGCGCAAAAAATGCAGTGTATAATCGTCGGCCATGGGCGGAGCTTGTAGATCACAACACCTTCTCCAAACCAGAGTCCTTGGCGGAGGCAGCCGCCAGAATTCGCAAGAACTGGAGCTATTTCCGCATAAATTATACGATTCTGCTGAGCGTTACAGTGGCCTTCAGCCTGGTGTCGCATCCAATTTCCCTCTTTTTGCTAATGGTGCTGCTTGGAGGTTGGCTTTTTCTCTACTTCTTCCGCAACGGGCCTCTGGTGCTGTATAACAGGCACTTCAGTGATACAGAGATTTTGGGGGTATTGACCATCATGAGTTTTGCCGTTGTCTTTTTCACTGATGTGATGTCTGTTGTGATTTCTGCAATTATGGTTGGATTGGCGATTGTTTGCGCGCATGGAGCATTCAGGTCGCCTGAGGATCTGTTTCTGCCTGAACACACTGTCGCCACATTTGTTTGAGGAGGGGATTTCTGAAAAATTCGCAGTTACTTCTTCTAGATCCATATAATTTTATTGGGCATTCCTGAATCGACCTGAGTAAACGTTTTGGGTTTCATTTTTTAGAGGCGCCTTTCCTCGGCCACTTTTGCATTGTCAGcagtaaatttttatttaaaattttttttttctgagaCATATTTTGTAGATTCTGTTCAAATTCTGTAGCTTGGTAAGCAAGCAAATAAAATAAATTCTGATTGATTTATTATAGTTTTGTCAGAGATTTACTGTGACATATTTTGTAAATTCTGTTCAGATTCTGTAGCTTGGcaagcaagcaattcaaataaGTTCTCATTAATTTCTTATAATTTTATCAGATTTACTGTGACATATTTTGTAAATTCTGTCGCTTGGTAAGCAAGCAAAGCAAATAAGTtctaattaaattattataattttatttttttcagatttACTGTCATTCAACAACAAAGCTCCTATTTAAATAGAATATAAGCAaaatctaattttaattttttcttaattTCAATGTTTATGACATTGTATAAGAGATGAGGTGGTTGCACCTTTATAATTAAAAGATCTAATTTAATCATTATGGTTGATTTAAAAATATATAGGGGAAAGGACTTAGTAGTTGAGcgcattccaattcttgtgatagaagttgttgatttaatatctttatacttgctgatttaatgtccaacttttgtacaatattgcaccaatagttgtatgataagtaccaataattgaatgaaatataccatttgttgtgaaaagtaaccaatcatgtgatgccacatcagttgcacaagtattggggtccttttgcacacctattggtctcactttttttttttggttgttttggacacattggcaaaaagcatgctgatgtggcatcatatttgatgatgtggccctgaaatcttagttataagcaggggacttccCAAGTATGCTGCTGTAAAAAattcagagtgatttgaaatttccacgtaggattttgaaaagtgtgaagttagggtgcacaactactggatccTCTCCCCTATTGTATTTGTTGATCTAGTAGTAAAAAATGTAATGGTGGTTTGTTTaagtataaaaaattattttattcaaaaGAGTAAAAAATCATTTCTAGCATTTTTTAATCATGTTAGATTCATTTTGactttaatttaaatataataattagtaTTTTAATAACATATTTTTATATAAGGAAATTCAATTGATGGCGTCGTGCGCGAAGGGCGGTTGCAAGTTTCGAGTTGATGCCCTAGCTTGTGGGTGGTCTTTGCTTGCTAGTGCGTCGGGGGGAGGGAGTTGGGTTTTCTTGCAGGGAGGGGAGGATCTGTCTACGGGGTGGCTGGTGTTGGTGGTGGTGCGATGGCCTATGGGTGGTGGGTTTGTGCTGAGCGCGGCAGGGGCTCGGGTCTTCCTGCTGGTTCGTGGATAGCCTGTGGGGTAAGGGGGGCTTTGGTCCGCTCTACCCTTTGGTGGTGCTCAAGAGGGGTGGGTGTTCGATGACTTGTAGGGGTGTGTGGATTCCTTGTTCATCTCCCTTTGGGGTGTGAGATTTCCATGAGGTGCGATGTCTAGTACTGGAGGAGAGGCCTCGAAGGCATCACCCAACATGGATTTTCGTGCTGCGTTGGGTTCAAAATCCCCATCCCAAAGTATCAAGACTTTTGATAATAATCTTTTTGTCTCAGATTTGGGGTTTGGTAGTGCTGATGGCTCTCGGATTACAAAGATTAATGACtgtctggagagatgcagtgagaggccgaaATTGGTTATTCCTTCagagatgatagctgaagatgttgaatacttttcaaaacactcgttatattgcaagtttttggggatgagggtttctctgtaGTTTTTGGAGAACTAGGCTTAGCAGACTTGGGCACTGGAAGGGGAAATGAagattatgttgttggcaaacaactacttcatggttacattcaactgcatggaggatcgcaatagggtttttgaaggaggctcGTATTTTTATAAGCAGGTGGGTtttttcatcaaaccttggcatgcagggtttcacccttcggaggagctcccaaatagggtcccAATGTGGGTTCATTACCACATTTTCCGGTGGAATGTTGCGAGGAGGATGTGTTGTGAATGCTCGCTTCATTGCTTGGGAAGTCGGTTGAATCTTCAACGCAAACCTTggagagaaaggtaatgactttcgctcgtatctatgttgaaattgatcttagtaagcctttgccatatgctatagatatgtgtgcgggctcttattcttgggtccagCAGTTAgactatgagactttaccattctggtgtcgtctgtgtcatgagtatggtcatttgtagCGCAAGTGTCCTAGGTATAAACTGGTTGTGCACCAACCTCAATAGCTTTCTTGTAACCTAaatggggttgataaaggaaaagttgTCATGTCTGATGAGATAGTGGGTGCTGACGGTTTTgtcctagttaagacaaagaacaagaatcggggacaaaagaggtccttgcaggagagacaggaggaggatacctttaacaaaaTTGAAGCCTTGGATTGCCTTAGCCAATAGGAGGTGAACCCGAGGTTAattcctttggatcaaggtgcatcaggGTTGGTCCATGATAGTGTGAATTGGGACTCTTCCCAGGTTCTGCAGGTAGTTGGGagtcaacaaatggagatggatcagctagTAGTGGCTCAGTTGGGACCCATTTCTGGTGTTGAAGTGAAGTTGGCTGGGGGGGATGGTTCTCCTGCAGCTCAGAAATTGGAACTTGTTGGGGTCAAAACTAACAAGATCTccttacatttgggtcttcatcggAAAGACATTAAAAAAGGAGCAACGAAGAAGATTTTGAAGGTTAGCAGAAAggaggatttggataagatcaaattgatgggggagaatttggtgagtcagggtcagtaaagactctggattctcat is part of the Cryptomeria japonica chromosome 10, Sugi_1.0, whole genome shotgun sequence genome and harbors:
- the LOC131034899 gene encoding PRA1 family protein B4, with product MAATAPILPLSQMPLLSSPEARVFFSKISESAKNAVYNRRPWAELVDHNTFSKPESLAEAAARIRKNWSYFRINYTILLSVTVAFSLVSHPISLFLLMVLLGGWLFLYFFRNGPLVLYNRHFSDTEILGVLTIMSFAVVFFTDVMSVVISAIMVGLAIVCAHGAFRSPEDLFLPEHTVATFV